DNA sequence from the Siniperca chuatsi isolate FFG_IHB_CAS linkage group LG3, ASM2008510v1, whole genome shotgun sequence genome:
tttctgttttctcaacTTAGGCCCAAAGGAGTAAGTGAACAGATAACACCCACCTCTGCCTCAGaacttttaaaatgtccttGAGCAAAGGCACATGGGGCCAATAAAAGACTGTGTTGGTTGGACAGCCCCCaactttgtatttgtgtgtgtgcgtgactgtGTTAATGAAAGACAGTATTCATGCTCAGCAAACCTACTCATGGTGTAGTTTATAAATACTTTTGTTAAGCATATTTTCCGCACCCCAGGTCTATTGATTCTactttacagtatgttatgGATTTTAAAGGGCAATTGGTGAAATACAATTCATCTGTGATTGTAAACATAGCATGCATAGCAGGAAAAAATAAGCACTAGTAATAGTGTACTAAAGTAAACAGATCTTCAATGCATTGTGTGCATTCTATGGACCTGAGCACTAAAGCCTTCTTCTCTATGATTCTCCTACTTCTGCATCTTGACTGTTGCAGAGTCTGTTTTAGGGAAGTAGATGCCACAGGTGAGTGAATCACTCACTTCCATCTGCTAAGAAAATAATGTCAAGCTATATTGAAGGTCAAGGGCAGCAACATGTATTTATTGGTCTCATTTTATTTGGATGATTCAAAATTCATACTCAGCTTCCTATGTGACTATAATAAGTGTGTGCATTATATGTCAGTGTCACCTAATAGTTGAACTTTGGACTACACAAATAAAGTGATACCATAATTGTACCTGCCTGCCTGAGGTCATTTCAGTGCAAGACTGGACCTACCCGTCTCCCAGAGAGGGTGACACATCATGGACTGAAGACAAGTTCATTCTTGTCAACTATAGCAGACAGCCAGAAGTCAGATACATAAAAGAGGTTAGATCATGATCTGTTTAAGGAAGATACAGCTCCTGaaaaaaaagcctaaaaaaatcacttaaaaatacagtacatagccTATAAGACAGCCCAGACATACACGATATTAACGGGGATGCAGGAAATAGCAACATTCATTTGTTCTTTTAACTTATCAGTGGCTTTATCGCTATTAAAAGACACTATTTACAGCAAAATTGCAACTAGTTTTGCTCCTCCACATTAAATGTCTTGCGCGTCTGCTCGTACATTTACGGTATTTATCCCACAGGATATACACACAAATTCGTCGAGCAGTTTGTTTTACTGACAATCTCCCCAAATATGACCTCATAGGatgtttaaaacatatttacGAAAGGCGTAGGCGGCTGGACACACCCGAGCCTGGCTGACACAACTTCGCCTGTTTACACCACCTCACCAGATCCTTATCGATGTCTGCGGCCACAGTGATATTGCAACTGGGAATGTTTAATAATCTGAAGTACGCAGTCACACTGGCTTCAGTCTGCTTTGTAGGATGTGAGTATCACTTTAGTTCAAACTTCCCAATAACGTTacttctgtttcctcctgcatGCAACAGCTAAATCCTCCACTAGACAGTGATGTAGAAGTAAAACTGGAGCTGCCAGTTTCCTTTCCGTGTTTTCGTTTATCACGTTAATGCAGAGCCTGCTTCTTAAGCTCCCACTGAGACTCTTGTCCGCCTTCCTGAAGAAGACTGTGTGAATGCCTTGTGTTTTGAAGTCTATGAAGTCTAGATGCAACAGATAATATGCAAAGGCAAAATCTGGTAAGAACTCTGGCGTTATTATATCCAAAATATTAGTCTGAGTGTGTGCAATGTCAAGATACCAACGCACAATCCTAGTAATACTCATGTTAGCATACTGTGATAGTTGTAGTATATGCCTTATATATTGTAATATCAGAAATAAAACTTCTTCCTCACTATTGAGTAACACATTGATGTGATACCTGGACAATTCTttatattaaagctgcactaatcaatatttttttttaattaacaatgGATGTGTAAAGTGAAAGATGTTGCTCATAGTGgtgaatccacagagaattataacCCAACCCAACCTTTTCCACTCAGCTCTATgaagttcattgttttggcttttaCAGCCTGCAGCTTTGTTTTTGAGTCTCACTGCCCTAATCAGTGTAATTTTTTGCTGTAGCAGACAAGTCTTTATTGAAAAAGCTATAAAACTCACTGTTCGCTTTCTGTcctgcaccaaacagcagacagacaaagctgGCTACTAGCTgttgaacatagtgaagcatttagcagctaaagagctgttatttttctcaggagttggccGAGAgtcttattacaggcctgcgacagcaacagatactggatttaaaaaacaataacttcagagcatttgatttattgattgctgtcggaaTGTAAAGAGaaattcaacaaatataacaaaacatgtttctgaaatgcattacctaccctagctttaaggaGTATGCAGATTtgattctgtctctctttttttaaaggtctTTGAAATTATGTGTGCTCCTCGTTCCCTTCTCCTCCCGGCCGTGATCATCGTATGTTATTTTATGACGGGACCGTACAATTGCGTGGGCGCCCTGAAGAAGGTCTCCTGCGATGTGCAAGATGGCCGAGCTGACTGCAGCCACCTCAGCCTCAGTGCAGTCCCTCCAAACCTTCCCAGGAACATCACCACACTGGATATGTCTCACAACCGATTGAAGGGGATTCCTCCTGTGTCACTAATCCCATACCCAGGCCTCCTCCACCTTGATGTCAGTTACAACAGTATCAGCAAGCTGGACAAGGGTTTGTGCCAGACACTGTCTCTGCTGCAGACACTGAATATGGAACACAATCAAGTGCTTTTGCTGAAGAAGGAGGACGTGAGCCATTGCACCAATCTAACACGGTTGATTCTGGCTAGTAATAGGCTAAAGCTACAAGGAGAGCCCTTCTCTGCACTACAGGTACAGATGTCAGTTACACTGATGAGTTGGATCAGTAATAGCTGGAGAGAAACTGACTGAGCTAGGGTGCAATAATGGTGATGATGACAGAAATGAGACAATGAAATCATAGTGAATAGtaatttttagattattttttttccccccgaTAAGCTAACCGCCTGCTGGCTCCTGCAACATGTGACGGTTTATGTAACACGTAAGCTAATAAAACATTAGAACAAAAAAGCATGCAGcaacagaaaagaagagaatagaagaaaaagagagtacTAAAATCAGCAGAGAGGCAAAAAATCAATACATAAGGACAGTATCGATTATGATACAGATGAATTACTTTATGAGAAAGCTAAActataattaaaacaaagaggTGCTTTTAAATCAATCTGTGTAGGTGCGGCTCAACAGGAATGCTGCTTATGCTATAGGTAAATAAATGTTGAGTGCTATCTCACCAGATGTGGAGGAAGCTGTAGGGACATGGAGGGAGGAGTCTTGTGACCGGAGAGagctgctgcattttttaattgAGATCATGTCTGAAGTATGCTGTGGAGCATGGCATCAAGAGGTTTATACACCAAAAGTAGGAACAATGTCACTTTTGGGGGTTAAATTGTTTGATAATGCCTCACATGCATTGCATTaaataacactttattttgtgtttattctcCTTTCATAATTCACAGAGCCTGAAGTTTCTTGATGTTTCCATAAACAAACTGCAGTCAGCCAAGCTCGGCTCTCAGCCTCAACTGCCCAGCCTGGTGAACCTCAATCTGGCATTCAATGAGTTCACCACCCTGAAGAAAGATGACTTTTCCTTCCTTAACCATTCATCCTTTCTACATGTCCTCAACCTGTCATCCGTGTCTCTAAAAACAGTAAGAAACCTACCTAGAAAGGGGAAATGAAATGGTGTTGTCAAAATTTTAACCAGTCGTAGAAAGTCGAGTTATTGTGATACCTGGCTTTCagttgtctgttttgtttcGTTTCCCTTTTTTGTCTCACTGCAAGATCtctttgttatgttttgttgcAGTTGGAGGCTGGTTGCTTTAAGCCCATTTCAAGCCTACATACTTTAATCATGGATGGGAGCAATATGGGCACTCTGGTTATTTCTAAACTCTGTTCAGAGCTGTCAGGGACAGCCATTGATGCCCTGTCTCTTCGGAATATGAAGCTGGTCACACTCACAAAACCAACCTTCAAAGGGCtacagaaaacaaatctaaCCTTTCTGGATCTGTCCCATAATGGCATGGGTAAAATTGAAGAAGGCTCATTTCAGTGGCTGTCCACACTTCAGACTCTAATTTTGGCAGACAACAACATTAAGCACCTGACCAAGGACACATTTCAGGGACtcaaaagtctgaaaaaacTCCAGTTGACAAAAGCTCTGGTGAAAAGTAAAACCTCTGCCACTCCAATTATTGATGATTTCTCCTTCCAACCATTAAGTACCCTGGAGAGTTTGATATTACAGAGAACTGCAATTCGGGAAATTACGGAGCACACGTTTACAGGCTTGACAAGTCTTAAAGAACTTGATATGAGCTGGAGTCATTATACCTCACTCAGAAACATCACCAACAAGACCTTAGTCTCACTTGCGGGATCACCTCTCAGAAAGCTAAATCTGACAGGAACAGATATAACACAGATTAATCCTGGAAGCTTCTCCGTTTTGAAAAACCTCACCACTCTTCTTCTAGATTTTAACTTTATCAAACAAACTCTCACTGGCAAAGAGTTTGAAGGCCTGGATAAAGTTCAAGAGATTCGCATGTCCAATAACCACCAGACTGTCAATCTAAGCTCCATGTCGTTTGCTAATGTGCCCAATCTTAGGATCCTGACTTTGGGAAAAAGTCTTAAAGCCACAGCCTTGAACCTGGATCCCTCTCCATTCAGTCTCCTGACCAACCTCACCTTCCTGGAtctcagcaacaacaacattgCTAACATCAAAGAGAATATGGTGGAGGGGCTTGTGAACC
Encoded proteins:
- the tlr3 gene encoding toll-like receptor 3 isoform X1; amino-acid sequence: MQRQNLVFEIMCAPRSLLLPAVIIVCYFMTGPYNCVGALKKVSCDVQDGRADCSHLSLSAVPPNLPRNITTLDMSHNRLKGIPPVSLIPYPGLLHLDVSYNSISKLDKGLCQTLSLLQTLNMEHNQVLLLKKEDVSHCTNLTRLILASNRLKLQGEPFSALQSLKFLDVSINKLQSAKLGSQPQLPSLVNLNLAFNEFTTLKKDDFSFLNHSSFLHVLNLSSVSLKTLEAGCFKPISSLHTLIMDGSNMGTLVISKLCSELSGTAIDALSLRNMKLVTLTKPTFKGLQKTNLTFLDLSHNGMGKIEEGSFQWLSTLQTLILADNNIKHLTKDTFQGLKSLKKLQLTKALVKSKTSATPIIDDFSFQPLSTLESLILQRTAIREITEHTFTGLTSLKELDMSWSHYTSLRNITNKTLVSLAGSPLRKLNLTGTDITQINPGSFSVLKNLTTLLLDFNFIKQTLTGKEFEGLDKVQEIRMSNNHQTVNLSSMSFANVPNLRILTLGKSLKATALNLDPSPFSLLTNLTFLDLSNNNIANIKENMVEGLVNLKVLKLQHNNLARFWKSANLGGPVLFLKGAQSLISLQLDSNGLDEIPAEALRGLSNLRELSLANNLLNSLKDSIFDDLNSLRALYLQKNLITTVRPEVFKTPMSNLSLLVMGKNPFDCTCESILWFVTWLNSTNMSSVPGLREQYMCNTPLAYFNHSVMDFDTLSCKDMTPFQALYILSSTAVIMLTVTALLVRFHGWRIQFYWNILINRTLGFSDAKVEEGREFEYDAYIIHAEEDSNWVERRLVPLEKGKCQFCLEDRDFVPGTSKLESIVHNMRRSRKILFVVTEILLNDPWCRRFKAHHALHQVIEASRDAVVLVFLQDVHDYKLSRSLFLRRGMLRSCCILDWPVHKERVPAFHQKLLIALGMTNRLQE
- the tlr3 gene encoding toll-like receptor 3 isoform X2, which encodes MCAPRSLLLPAVIIVCYFMTGPYNCVGALKKVSCDVQDGRADCSHLSLSAVPPNLPRNITTLDMSHNRLKGIPPVSLIPYPGLLHLDVSYNSISKLDKGLCQTLSLLQTLNMEHNQVLLLKKEDVSHCTNLTRLILASNRLKLQGEPFSALQSLKFLDVSINKLQSAKLGSQPQLPSLVNLNLAFNEFTTLKKDDFSFLNHSSFLHVLNLSSVSLKTLEAGCFKPISSLHTLIMDGSNMGTLVISKLCSELSGTAIDALSLRNMKLVTLTKPTFKGLQKTNLTFLDLSHNGMGKIEEGSFQWLSTLQTLILADNNIKHLTKDTFQGLKSLKKLQLTKALVKSKTSATPIIDDFSFQPLSTLESLILQRTAIREITEHTFTGLTSLKELDMSWSHYTSLRNITNKTLVSLAGSPLRKLNLTGTDITQINPGSFSVLKNLTTLLLDFNFIKQTLTGKEFEGLDKVQEIRMSNNHQTVNLSSMSFANVPNLRILTLGKSLKATALNLDPSPFSLLTNLTFLDLSNNNIANIKENMVEGLVNLKVLKLQHNNLARFWKSANLGGPVLFLKGAQSLISLQLDSNGLDEIPAEALRGLSNLRELSLANNLLNSLKDSIFDDLNSLRALYLQKNLITTVRPEVFKTPMSNLSLLVMGKNPFDCTCESILWFVTWLNSTNMSSVPGLREQYMCNTPLAYFNHSVMDFDTLSCKDMTPFQALYILSSTAVIMLTVTALLVRFHGWRIQFYWNILINRTLGFSDAKVEEGREFEYDAYIIHAEEDSNWVERRLVPLEKGKCQFCLEDRDFVPGTSKLESIVHNMRRSRKILFVVTEILLNDPWCRRFKAHHALHQVIEASRDAVVLVFLQDVHDYKLSRSLFLRRGMLRSCCILDWPVHKERVPAFHQKLLIALGMTNRLQE
- the tlr3 gene encoding toll-like receptor 3 isoform X3; translation: MLSAISPDVEEAVGTWREESCDRRELLHFLIEIMSEVCCGAWHQEVYTPKSLKFLDVSINKLQSAKLGSQPQLPSLVNLNLAFNEFTTLKKDDFSFLNHSSFLHVLNLSSVSLKTLEAGCFKPISSLHTLIMDGSNMGTLVISKLCSELSGTAIDALSLRNMKLVTLTKPTFKGLQKTNLTFLDLSHNGMGKIEEGSFQWLSTLQTLILADNNIKHLTKDTFQGLKSLKKLQLTKALVKSKTSATPIIDDFSFQPLSTLESLILQRTAIREITEHTFTGLTSLKELDMSWSHYTSLRNITNKTLVSLAGSPLRKLNLTGTDITQINPGSFSVLKNLTTLLLDFNFIKQTLTGKEFEGLDKVQEIRMSNNHQTVNLSSMSFANVPNLRILTLGKSLKATALNLDPSPFSLLTNLTFLDLSNNNIANIKENMVEGLVNLKVLKLQHNNLARFWKSANLGGPVLFLKGAQSLISLQLDSNGLDEIPAEALRGLSNLRELSLANNLLNSLKDSIFDDLNSLRALYLQKNLITTVRPEVFKTPMSNLSLLVMGKNPFDCTCESILWFVTWLNSTNMSSVPGLREQYMCNTPLAYFNHSVMDFDTLSCKDMTPFQALYILSSTAVIMLTVTALLVRFHGWRIQFYWNILINRTLGFSDAKVEEGREFEYDAYIIHAEEDSNWVERRLVPLEKGKCQFCLEDRDFVPGTSKLESIVHNMRRSRKILFVVTEILLNDPWCRRFKAHHALHQVIEASRDAVVLVFLQDVHDYKLSRSLFLRRGMLRSCCILDWPVHKERVPAFHQKLLIALGMTNRLQE